In Manduca sexta isolate Smith_Timp_Sample1 unplaced genomic scaffold, JHU_Msex_v1.0 HiC_scaffold_2828, whole genome shotgun sequence, a single window of DNA contains:
- the LOC119192484 gene encoding uncharacterized protein LOC119192484, with protein sequence MGKMGVLSRYGFMDHFQMKDRIRKFSNGFDEWKPWTDVYLGAFTNIPLYRDYCNSPKKLLNLLDAMIMTCPVSRRKDTPQCAKVFTEMTHSIPVHEQNITKVKLDRILNHFHHVFWPVSTQGNHASQKHYKIVKKPIYDYGILKSKNEPKVQIIDVKPVPKKPLVLVPVYLRLPAQNNLSRPYANDGVWRSNPFWLHTQIALAHLNTTTTASPNPTIATKTTTPTA encoded by the exons ATGGGCAAGATGGGCGTCCTCAGCAGGTACGGCTTCATGGACCACTTCCAGATGAAAGACCGCATCCGCAAGTTCAGCAACGGCTTCGACGAGTGGAAGCCATGGACTGATGTCTACCTCGGCGCCTTTACCAACATACCTCTATACAGGGACTATTGCAACTCGCCTAAGAAACTGTTGAATCTCCTTGACGCTATGATTATG ACATGCCCAGTATCAAGAAGGAAGGACACGCCGCAGTGCGCTAAAGTCTTCACAGAGATGACGCACTCCATCCCAGTACATGAGCAGAACATAACAAAGGTGAAACTCGACCGAATTTTGAACCACTTCCACCACGTTTTCTGGCCGGTCTCAACACAAGGCAATCATGCATCTCAAAAACACTACAAAATTGTCAAAAAGCCAATCTACGATTATGGAATTTTAAAGTCCAAGAATGAACCAAAAGTCCAGATCATTGATGTGAAGCCGGTGCCTAAAAAGCCGTTGGTACTTGTTCCAGTTTATTTGAGGTTGCCAGCGCAAAATAACCTTTCGCGACCATATGCCAACGATGGTGTTTGGAGAAGTAACCCGTTTTGGTTGCATACTCAAATTGCGCTGGCTCATTTGAATACTACCACTACCGCTTCTCCCAATCCTACCATTGCTACAAAAACTACTACACCCACAGCCTGA